Genomic segment of Zerene cesonia ecotype Mississippi chromosome 7, Zerene_cesonia_1.1, whole genome shotgun sequence:
GTGTATAACTGCGGGTTGCGACCTTGATCAATGTAactgtaaaaattaatgactATTAATTATGTTCATGATTAActtattgcaatgaaactattaattttaataatatactttataatagaTGTGAACATAAAAATGGGACTAACTAATACTTACTCAAATACTTCCGTTGGCACATGTATGTCATGAACTTGTGACTTCAATTTATCCACTTCTTGTAAGCCTGTCACTAAAGACTGACTGTAAAATAGCATACAACCTTAAATAAACTTTGCTTAACAAGTAATAAAAGAATTGATATATTGTACTAGCAATTAACTGGTAGTCGAAcatgcttcggcacaaattgggccagctcgcaccggggaagtaccacacccccacagaagaccggccgGTTTGGgctaaactaaaattatattatacaagctTGCTATACTTGGTACATAGCACCATGGAATACTGAATTTTCCTATGAAGACCCTATTCTACCCACCCAAAgagtaaaacaaatttttaggGCACTTAGCTTTTTCTAAAGGGAAACTGAGACCAACTGCTcacatattctttttttaatttgcagtctgttaatatctatactaatattataaactattgatccaatttgaattttttttacagttttgaATGAACATTCctagaggctcagacctctgagaatgagCCTGCtattaagggataagggataaggaaaggattgaacactggaaagaaggaataaactgggaagggtgaggagaagaaaataggcctccggctcccccactcaaacaaactgaaagaatttttcaaaacggaccagtagttcttgagatcagtgcgtttaaacaaacaaactatacaatactagctttataatatcagtatagataCTAATACTAATCCGACTTTGAATAGAGTTAAGTAGACATTTTAGAcactatgtattaaattattttcataacatgCGAAACTATACTTACATTTTCTGATTTAGAACACTTTGTCCCTGTGGTTGAAAATCACTAACAATTATACGTATTTGTCGAACATTTTCAATGAACATTTCAAGCTGGGTTTCCAGATTTTCCAGGGGTGACGACATTttgaattgtgtttttatacagATCTATATTAAAACGAAATCAATAAATCATATACGAGTACAGACACCAAAAGGTCGATTGATAGtaacaatattgaaaataaatggtcgcaattaacaaataacaaaaaacattaaacatcgGCAGTGACAATTgacatatttcaataattgtcaaatatttctatgttaGTCTCTGCCATTATAGTCTCTGCCATTGTGACGAgtttttgctaaataaatttaggGCACGGGCCGTGTTATTGAAAGTCACTAATTTCTATATTTGCTTCTTAATTTGGAAACTGGATTTAGTCAAGTGAGTAACTAGTTCGTAATGTGTGGTAAAAGCGCTTTTGGCTCCGGCGCTACGGGAAGGATAGAcattatagattatacacttatatacgaTAGACACGATATGGAAAGTGCGGTGCCATGTGATTTAACTTTGGGTatcttcaattattaaaacacagtATTAAAACGCAAGGATTTTTTCCACCACCACCTACGAAGCGAGCATATTAAAGTCAGTACTGACGCGACATTACTGTACTGACTTGAAACCAATTTAAACGATGGCAGTACCACACTGTGACCAAAAATGCatct
This window contains:
- the LOC119840921 gene encoding mediator of RNA polymerase II transcription subunit 10; this encodes MSSPLENLETQLEMFIENVRQIRIIVSDFQPQGQSVLNQKIQSLVTGLQEVDKLKSQVHDIHVPTEVFDYIDQGRNPQLYTKDCIDKALAKNEEVKGKIDSYKRFKSHLLSELSKTFPNEITKYKAMRGGE